In the Mytilus galloprovincialis chromosome 10, xbMytGall1.hap1.1, whole genome shotgun sequence genome, one interval contains:
- the LOC143047973 gene encoding protein FAM221A-like produces MAARQYHLKFDKSAASAVDAYAEYKRIVGDDDGGVMFTPDQYEDYKKRVLPMRMENRVFVSFSNSTGMDCKMIGPETLCFCQHRFRQHKTDFTTIPTERPIMLPCKVKGCGCVSYHYVPQNGTQPIRCSCKHFTDEHSVKKPHKCKLSVSGGCKCPEFRSSYTCGCGEPYHSHHMIAETKDERLARGHPVGQDVPYQAMGGLTGFSSLMDGYMRLDPSGIGAPSKEFLEQPITSHDHPFLRANVQSIKTHRMNQRAIKGGTEPEIDEDLAERMSAMRRPDESDMDYFERRYQERQKAERERSRARVVAARSKPAIGRRTNPATNSKSK; encoded by the exons ATGGCAGCTAGACAATAtcatttaaaatttgacaaatcTGCAGCATCTGCTGTGGATGCATATGCTGAGTATAAAAG AATTGTGGGTGATGATGATGGAGGGGTTATGTTTACACCTGATCAGTATGAAGATTATAAGAAGAGAGTTCTTCCAATG AGAATGGAGAACCGGGTGTTTGTATCCTTTAGTAATTCCACTGGTATGGACTGTAAGATGATTGGACCAGAAACATTGTGCTTTTGTCAACATAG ATTTAGACAACATAAAACAGACTTCACTACTATTCCGACAGAGAGACCTATAATGTTACCATGTAAAGTTAAAGGATGTGGCTGTGTTAGTTACCATTACGTTCCACAGAATGGCACACAACCAATCAGATGTTCTTGTAAACATTTTACAGATGAACATTCAGTTAAAAAACCTCACAAATGTAAATTAAGTGTATCAG GAGGCTGTAAATGCCCAGAATTTAGGAGCTCCTACACATGCGGATGTGGTGAACCTTATCATTCACATCATATGATAGCTGAAACTAAAGATGAAAGGTTAGCTAGAGGTCATCCTGTAGGTCAAGATGTTCCATACCAGGCCATGGGTGGTCTAACAGGGTTCTCATCATTGATGGATGGATATATGAGGTTGGATCCAAGTGGAATAG GTGCACCATCAAAAGAATTTTTAGAACAACCTATAACCTCACATGACCATCCTTTCCTGAGAGCTAATGTACAATCCATCAAGACACATAGGATGAATCAAAGagccattaaag gTGGTACAGAGCCAGAGATAGATGAAGATTTAGCAGAGAGAATGTCTGCCATGAGACGACCAGATGAATCAGACATGGATTATTTTGAGCGTCGTTATCAAGAGAGA CAAAAGGCTGAAAGGGAAAGATCTCGTGCCAGAGTTGTAGCAGCAAGGTCAAAACCAGCCATTGGAAGAAGGACAAATCCAGCAACTAATTCTAAGTCGAAGTAA